A region from the Xanthocytophaga agilis genome encodes:
- a CDS encoding biopolymer transporter ExbD, with amino-acid sequence MAKVKVPRKSISLDMTAMCDVAFLLLTFFILTATAREEEPVVVDTPGSVSETVLPDRDVLIISIDKGGQVFLKVDSEKTRLAMLDKMAGRYQVSFSEGEKNQFRLTEMFGAPIANLKSVLHAKGKDRVALQKGIPTDSLDNQLDNWVSYARLAQVETFGTQQQLRVVIKADKDTKYEVIQKVIDTLMKQNMNKFNLITNLEQMPAGFGGERERH; translated from the coding sequence ATGGCAAAAGTAAAAGTTCCCCGTAAATCCATATCGCTTGATATGACTGCAATGTGTGATGTGGCTTTTTTGCTACTTACCTTCTTCATATTAACCGCGACTGCAAGAGAAGAAGAGCCTGTTGTTGTTGATACACCTGGTTCCGTATCAGAGACTGTATTACCTGACCGCGATGTCCTTATTATCAGTATTGACAAAGGAGGACAAGTATTCCTGAAAGTAGACAGTGAAAAAACACGTCTGGCTATGCTGGATAAAATGGCAGGAAGGTATCAGGTTTCTTTCAGCGAAGGAGAAAAGAATCAATTTCGTCTGACTGAGATGTTTGGTGCACCAATTGCTAATCTTAAGAGTGTACTACACGCAAAAGGAAAAGACAGAGTTGCCTTACAAAAAGGTATTCCTACGGACTCTCTTGACAATCAGTTAGATAATTGGGTTTCGTATGCTCGTTTGGCGCAGGTAGAAACATTTGGTACTCAACAACAACTGCGTGTTGTGATTAAAGCTGACAAGGATACAAAATACGAAGTGATCCAAAAGGTAATTGATACCTTGATGAAGCAAAATATGAACAAGTTCAACCTCATTACTAATCTGGAGCAAATGCCTGCAGGTTTTGGTGGAGAAAGAGAGAGACATTAA
- a CDS encoding tetratricopeptide repeat protein yields MRKFIFVFMGMLAMMLVGQKGTAQTINEGLNYLDLDKFASAGNVFKTLVKNKPTGENNFYLGYYYIQVGELDSAKAQFEKGVAADPKNGLSYVGLGSLLLKQGKKAEAKAQFDQAKTVTKSKNADVFYRIGEAYVSYEGNTDPVEAVTNAEQALKLNKNLADAYVVIGDAALQKLDGTTAANNYDKAIGLNPKLLKTHVRLGNLFVRSKNLNAAREKYNEAIAADANYAPAYRELADLYYLARQYDKALENMEKYISLADKSPANQFRYAGFLILVEKYQQSLDILATLKNQYSNSAVYNRLMGYASYETNQCPQGLEYLNKYFTLVKPEGILGSDYEYLGKLEICNGGDTTKALENIVKGAKIDTNRVAGLRDVAQKFFDGKAYVKSAEAIQQYIASPGKKVNANDYYLSGLANYYANDFVKADSAFGTMITMLEAPKQIIGYQWRAKTRAKEDADGTQGIAESDYQKFFELVDAEADKTKYKREVSNGYFYLAILNLKKYKDLAKAHEYANKMLTLDPADKRAKNVLTFTQKDLDPKAAAPAKATTSKTQPKTK; encoded by the coding sequence ATGCGTAAATTCATTTTTGTTTTTATGGGAATGCTTGCCATGATGTTGGTGGGGCAAAAAGGAACTGCACAGACAATCAATGAAGGTTTGAACTATCTTGATTTAGATAAGTTTGCCAGTGCAGGAAATGTGTTTAAGACCCTGGTGAAGAATAAACCTACTGGAGAGAATAATTTCTATCTAGGTTATTATTATATCCAGGTTGGAGAACTGGATTCTGCTAAAGCTCAGTTTGAAAAGGGAGTTGCTGCTGATCCTAAAAACGGACTTTCATATGTGGGTTTAGGTTCACTTTTGTTAAAACAAGGTAAAAAAGCTGAAGCTAAAGCTCAGTTTGATCAGGCAAAAACTGTCACGAAATCTAAAAATGCTGATGTTTTTTATCGCATAGGAGAAGCTTATGTTTCATATGAAGGAAATACAGACCCTGTCGAAGCTGTAACTAATGCTGAACAAGCCTTAAAATTAAATAAAAATCTTGCAGATGCATATGTTGTTATTGGTGATGCTGCTTTACAAAAATTAGATGGTACAACAGCTGCTAATAACTATGATAAAGCAATTGGATTAAATCCTAAGTTATTGAAAACACACGTTCGTTTAGGTAATCTTTTTGTAAGAAGTAAAAACTTGAACGCTGCACGTGAAAAATATAATGAAGCTATTGCTGCTGATGCTAATTATGCACCAGCATATCGGGAATTAGCAGATCTTTATTATCTGGCAAGACAGTATGATAAAGCATTGGAGAATATGGAGAAATATATTTCACTTGCTGATAAGAGCCCTGCAAACCAATTCCGCTATGCTGGTTTCCTAATTCTTGTTGAAAAATATCAACAGTCTTTGGATATTTTAGCTACTCTAAAAAATCAATACAGTAATAGTGCTGTTTACAATCGTTTGATGGGTTATGCTTCTTATGAGACCAATCAATGTCCACAAGGTTTAGAATATTTGAATAAATATTTCACATTAGTAAAACCTGAAGGTATCCTTGGATCTGATTATGAATACTTAGGTAAATTGGAGATCTGTAATGGTGGAGATACAACTAAGGCACTTGAGAATATTGTAAAAGGTGCTAAAATTGATACCAATAGAGTAGCAGGATTAAGAGATGTAGCTCAGAAGTTCTTTGATGGCAAAGCTTATGTAAAGTCAGCTGAGGCAATCCAACAATATATTGCTTCTCCAGGTAAAAAAGTTAATGCAAACGATTATTATTTATCTGGTTTGGCTAATTATTATGCCAATGATTTTGTAAAAGCTGATTCTGCTTTCGGTACTATGATTACGATGCTTGAAGCTCCTAAACAAATTATTGGCTATCAGTGGAGAGCAAAAACTCGTGCAAAAGAAGATGCTGATGGAACACAGGGTATTGCAGAGTCAGACTATCAGAAGTTTTTTGAATTGGTAGATGCTGAAGCTGATAAGACCAAATATAAAAGAGAGGTGTCTAATGGATATTTCTATTTAGCTATCCTTAATCTGAAAAAATACAAAGATCTGGCAAAGGCACATGAATATGCAAACAAAATGCTGACTCTTGACCCAGCTGATAAGAGAGCAAAGAACGTGCTTACTTTTACACAGAAAGATCTAGATCCTAAAGCTGCTGCACCAGCTAAAGCAACAACATCTAAAACTCAGCCTAAAACAAAATAA
- a CDS encoding TonB family protein has product MIDYKSPSVTLDDIVFEGRNHSYGAYMIRKNYQRIVLRSLLIGGALFIVAFLFMQFVTTQEDTEEAVEVVADLANLPPPPPVDPNEPPPPPPPPAPPPPKVATIRFVEMEVVTAEEAVEPVTRVEETENKQIAMETQEGEETSVDLGLPESAPSVLSEGTGEEEQPFVAVEQMPEFPGGIAELGKYLQKNLRYPAQARNQNIQGKVFVSFVVGADGTIKDVTIAKGIGYGCDEEAKRVVSSMPKWKAGRQSGRSVPVRYSLPISFTLASQ; this is encoded by the coding sequence ATGATAGATTATAAGTCGCCGAGTGTCACCTTAGACGATATCGTCTTTGAGGGCAGAAATCACTCTTATGGAGCTTATATGATCCGTAAGAACTATCAGCGTATTGTGCTGCGTTCTTTGTTGATTGGTGGTGCGCTTTTTATCGTTGCTTTCTTGTTTATGCAGTTTGTTACAACACAGGAAGACACTGAAGAAGCGGTAGAAGTAGTAGCTGACTTAGCTAACCTTCCACCTCCACCACCTGTAGATCCCAATGAACCACCTCCACCTCCACCTCCACCTGCCCCACCGCCACCCAAAGTAGCAACCATCCGGTTTGTGGAGATGGAAGTTGTAACTGCTGAAGAAGCTGTAGAACCTGTAACACGGGTTGAAGAGACAGAAAACAAGCAGATTGCAATGGAAACACAGGAAGGAGAGGAGACAAGTGTTGACTTAGGTTTACCTGAATCTGCTCCCTCTGTGTTGTCAGAAGGAACAGGTGAGGAAGAACAACCTTTCGTTGCTGTAGAACAGATGCCTGAATTTCCAGGTGGAATTGCAGAACTTGGTAAATACCTGCAGAAAAACCTGCGTTATCCTGCTCAGGCTCGTAATCAGAATATTCAGGGCAAGGTTTTTGTATCGTTCGTTGTAGGTGCCGATGGCACTATCAAAGATGTTACAATTGCTAAAGGTATAGGATATGGTTGTGACGAAGAAGCGAAACGTGTAGTTAGCTCTATGCCAAAATGGAAAGCAGGTCGTCAAAGTGGACGTAGTGTTCCTGTTCGTTATAGCTTACCAATCAGCTTTACACTGGCATCTCAATAG
- a CDS encoding 2-phosphosulfolactate phosphatase, translating to MRKIDVCPTPELLHLYNLENKIAVIVDVFRATSCMTTAFAHGIEKIIPVAQIEECKVLQEQGYLAAAERNAMKVEGFDLDNSPFSYMKPDLTGRTLAMTTTNGTLALTKSKSAQQVLIGSFLNRKAITDYLLTQPYDVLVVCAGWKGKYNLEDTLFAGAVVCSLKNEFAIEDDAALAANMIYDAAKYNMIKFIAHSSHVRRLARLNLTRDIEFCLREDLYNVVPILRNGALVKM from the coding sequence ATGAGAAAGATTGACGTTTGCCCTACTCCGGAGCTGTTGCACCTATATAACTTAGAAAACAAGATTGCTGTCATTGTAGATGTGTTTCGTGCAACATCCTGTATGACAACGGCCTTTGCTCATGGAATTGAAAAGATTATTCCAGTTGCTCAGATAGAAGAGTGCAAGGTATTACAGGAGCAAGGCTACCTTGCAGCCGCAGAGAGAAATGCGATGAAAGTTGAAGGATTTGATCTGGATAACTCGCCATTCAGCTATATGAAGCCTGATCTTACAGGCAGAACCTTAGCAATGACAACTACTAATGGTACACTGGCTCTGACCAAATCCAAATCTGCCCAGCAGGTATTGATAGGATCTTTTCTTAATCGTAAAGCTATCACTGACTATCTGTTAACTCAGCCTTATGATGTACTAGTGGTTTGCGCAGGATGGAAAGGAAAGTATAATTTAGAAGATACTTTATTTGCAGGAGCAGTGGTTTGTAGTCTCAAAAATGAGTTTGCAATAGAAGATGATGCAGCGCTAGCAGCTAATATGATCTATGATGCAGCAAAATATAATATGATCAAGTTTATTGCTCATTCTTCTCATGTTCGTAGACTAGCTCGTTTAAATCTTACACGTGATATTGAATTCTGCCTCCGTGAGGATTTATATAATGTAGTACCTATTCTCCGAAATGGAGCATTGGTAAAGATGTAA
- a CDS encoding substrate-binding domain-containing protein, protein MEYLEYTELRNSYCPARQTTGKYRKGILALLQGFFFIASFISFTACQERAADTPTQGKIAIAVDESFQPLIQAEVDAFQASYKYAKVTPIYTTEAQAMRLMLADSVRSVIITRSFSAEELEFYAKRKITPDSLKIATEAVALIVNKKNADSLLTMNRFRAILNGSIKTWKEVSGQGPAKDIVIVFDNGNSSNLSFIKRKFGLGNDFDKKIYAAQSNKKVIEYVQQNENAIGLIGVSWISDVDDPKQQFARKDVSVVALAEKDDPTIDDYYQPYAAYLKTKQYPLYRDLYIVSGEARKGLGTGFAAYVASEKGQLIILKAGLLPATQPIRLVKVNTR, encoded by the coding sequence ATGGAATATTTAGAATATACAGAGCTGCGAAACAGCTATTGCCCAGCTAGGCAAACAACTGGAAAGTATCGTAAAGGAATTCTAGCATTATTACAAGGATTCTTCTTTATTGCCTCGTTTATCTCATTCACTGCGTGTCAGGAAAGAGCAGCAGACACGCCCACCCAAGGTAAAATTGCGATTGCTGTTGATGAGTCATTTCAACCATTAATACAAGCGGAAGTAGATGCCTTCCAGGCTTCTTACAAGTATGCAAAAGTAACACCTATTTACACTACAGAAGCTCAGGCAATGCGTTTAATGTTGGCTGATAGTGTGCGGTCTGTAATCATTACAAGATCTTTTAGTGCTGAGGAGTTGGAGTTTTATGCGAAGAGAAAAATAACACCTGATAGTTTGAAGATTGCTACAGAAGCCGTGGCTCTAATTGTCAACAAGAAAAATGCAGATTCTTTATTGACGATGAATCGCTTTCGTGCTATTCTGAATGGCTCTATTAAAACATGGAAAGAGGTAAGTGGGCAAGGTCCTGCAAAGGATATTGTGATTGTTTTTGATAATGGAAATTCCAGTAATCTCTCCTTTATCAAAAGAAAGTTTGGTTTAGGAAATGACTTTGATAAAAAAATATATGCTGCTCAATCCAATAAAAAAGTAATTGAGTATGTACAGCAAAATGAAAATGCGATAGGTCTCATTGGGGTAAGCTGGATTAGTGATGTGGACGACCCAAAACAACAGTTTGCCAGAAAAGATGTTTCTGTTGTGGCATTAGCAGAGAAAGATGATCCTACAATAGACGATTACTATCAACCTTATGCTGCTTACCTGAAAACAAAGCAGTATCCGTTATATCGGGACTTATACATTGTAAGTGGAGAAGCAAGAAAAGGCCTTGGCACAGGTTTTGCAGCATATGTTGCCAGTGAGAAAGGTCAACTAATTATATTGAAGGCCGGATTGCTACCTGCAACTCAGCCTATTCGTTTGGTCAAGGTCAATACAAGATAG
- a CDS encoding amino acid permease, whose translation MNLFVKKNLEQLLQEAESKELKRSIGKWALVALGIGAIIGAGLFVRTAAASAESAGAAVTISFIVAAVGCALAGLCYAEFASMIPIAGSAYTYSYATMGEFVAWFIGWDLVLEYALGAATVSIAWSEYLNKLLKSVAGWEIPYEWCHSPFQSDNGVHGIMNIPALFIIFILTLILIRGVSESATVNGIIVIVKVAIVILFIALGWSYINPVNHTPYMIPEGTAGHEGFFEHGWGGILAGAGTVFFAFIGFDAVSTAAQETKDPKRDMPFGILVSLAICTVLYILFAHVLTGVANYTEFEKAGKEASVAYAIETYMTKYSWLALFVTIAILAGFSSVILVMLLGQSRVFFSMSKDGLVPPIFSKVHPVYQTPYKSNQIFFIFVGLFAAFIPGDVVGDMTSIGTLFAFVLVCIGVIIMRKTDPNTPRPFKTPFSPVVPILGALVCLAMIIGLGAENWIRLIVWMLIGLVVYFVYGRHHSKLQKQKVA comes from the coding sequence ATGAATTTATTTGTAAAAAAAAATCTAGAACAACTACTTCAGGAGGCGGAGTCCAAGGAGCTTAAGCGGAGTATTGGAAAGTGGGCGTTGGTGGCTTTGGGGATTGGTGCTATTATTGGGGCTGGTCTATTTGTGCGAACAGCTGCTGCTTCTGCCGAATCGGCAGGCGCTGCTGTAACAATATCATTTATTGTAGCCGCAGTAGGTTGTGCACTGGCTGGTTTGTGTTATGCCGAATTCGCTTCTATGATTCCTATTGCTGGTAGTGCTTACACTTACTCTTATGCCACAATGGGCGAATTTGTTGCCTGGTTTATTGGATGGGATCTTGTTCTGGAATATGCATTGGGTGCTGCTACGGTTTCAATTGCGTGGTCTGAGTATTTGAATAAACTTTTAAAATCTGTTGCAGGTTGGGAAATACCTTATGAGTGGTGTCATTCCCCATTTCAATCCGATAATGGAGTGCATGGTATTATGAATATACCTGCGTTGTTCATAATTTTTATCCTTACATTGATATTAATTAGAGGTGTATCTGAATCTGCTACTGTAAATGGTATCATTGTAATTGTAAAAGTTGCCATCGTTATATTATTTATTGCTTTGGGCTGGTCTTATATTAACCCTGTTAATCATACCCCTTATATGATTCCGGAAGGAACTGCAGGACATGAAGGCTTCTTTGAACATGGATGGGGTGGTATCCTGGCAGGAGCAGGGACTGTATTTTTTGCATTCATTGGATTTGATGCTGTATCAACAGCTGCTCAAGAAACTAAAGATCCTAAGCGTGACATGCCTTTTGGTATTTTAGTATCTCTTGCTATTTGTACAGTTTTGTATATATTATTTGCTCACGTACTTACTGGTGTAGCCAACTACACTGAATTCGAAAAAGCTGGTAAAGAGGCTTCTGTTGCCTATGCAATTGAGACCTATATGACCAAATATAGTTGGTTAGCACTCTTTGTAACTATTGCTATCCTGGCAGGGTTCTCTTCTGTGATTCTTGTAATGCTTCTAGGGCAATCCCGCGTATTCTTCTCTATGTCAAAAGATGGATTAGTACCTCCAATTTTCTCTAAAGTACATCCCGTCTACCAAACACCTTATAAGTCGAATCAGATTTTCTTCATATTTGTGGGATTATTTGCTGCATTTATTCCTGGTGATGTAGTAGGCGATATGACCAGTATCGGCACATTGTTTGCCTTCGTACTTGTTTGTATAGGTGTGATTATTATGCGGAAAACAGATCCTAATACTCCACGTCCTTTTAAAACTCCATTCTCTCCAGTTGTACCTATATTAGGAGCATTGGTTTGTTTGGCAATGATCATTGGTTTGGGTGCAGAAAACTGGATTCGATTAATTGTTTGGATGCTTATCGGATTAGTAGTGTACTTTGTTTATGGCCGTCATCATAGCAAATTACAAAAACAAAAAGTTGCCTAA
- a CDS encoding MotA/TolQ/ExbB proton channel family protein, with translation MKNQATKPAAPKTGEKKSSGGNWFAVLTIVLIFIIAVCIYNFILGDGSHFEGGDNKNEPIPGDYLGTVYKGGFIVPVLMTMLLSVIVFSIERAFTLGKATGTGSIDVFVRKVKSSLASDNINEALAECDKQKGSVGNVINSVLHKYKEMAVDTTMSKDQKVLAIQKELEDSTALELPMLEKNLTIIATLASVATLTGLLGTVMGMIRAFAGMAQAGAPDSSALSTGISEALINTALGIGTSALAIIAYNFFTSKIDTLTYSIDEAGFSIMQNFASKHN, from the coding sequence ATGAAAAATCAAGCAACAAAGCCCGCTGCTCCAAAGACAGGTGAAAAAAAATCATCAGGTGGTAACTGGTTCGCCGTTTTAACTATTGTACTCATTTTTATTATTGCCGTTTGTATTTATAATTTCATTCTGGGAGATGGTTCTCACTTCGAAGGTGGAGATAACAAAAATGAACCTATCCCTGGCGATTATTTGGGTACAGTTTACAAAGGTGGATTCATCGTGCCAGTTTTGATGACAATGTTGTTATCTGTAATCGTTTTCTCTATTGAGCGGGCTTTCACTCTTGGTAAAGCAACAGGTACTGGATCAATTGACGTGTTTGTTAGAAAAGTAAAATCATCTCTTGCTTCTGATAATATCAACGAAGCACTTGCTGAGTGTGACAAACAAAAAGGATCTGTAGGAAATGTTATCAACTCTGTATTGCATAAATACAAAGAGATGGCTGTTGATACTACTATGAGCAAAGACCAAAAAGTTCTGGCTATCCAGAAAGAGTTGGAAGATTCTACTGCATTGGAATTGCCTATGTTGGAGAAAAACCTGACTATCATTGCAACTCTTGCTTCTGTAGCTACGTTGACAGGTCTGTTGGGAACAGTAATGGGTATGATCCGCGCATTTGCCGGTATGGCACAAGCAGGTGCTCCTGATTCATCTGCACTTTCAACTGGTATTTCTGAAGCCTTGATTAACACTGCATTGGGTATTGGTACCTCTGCTCTTGCAATTATTGCTTATAACTTCTTTACAAGTAAAATCGATACGTTAACGTATAGCATTGATGAGGCTGGTTTCAGCATCATGCAGAACTTTGCTTCAAAACATAACTAA
- a CDS encoding biopolymer transporter ExbD → MADVDTGGKGGGKKKGAKKASTKVDMTPMVDLAFLLVTFFMLTTTLSKPNTMSLNMPEKPKPNDPPPPKVDERVTTTVVLDKNNRIFYYKGVETPEVFTTDYSAEGFRKMAVEMVAKGKSLQKDAVFIIKPTAEASYKNVVDILDEMKITDAKVYAIQQLYPQDKEIIQKYKTEHNITD, encoded by the coding sequence ATGGCAGATGTAGATACCGGTGGTAAGGGTGGTGGTAAAAAGAAAGGTGCCAAGAAAGCATCGACAAAAGTTGATATGACACCAATGGTAGATTTGGCATTCTTATTAGTGACGTTCTTTATGCTTACTACTACCTTGAGTAAGCCAAACACAATGTCACTGAATATGCCAGAGAAGCCTAAGCCTAATGACCCTCCACCACCTAAAGTAGATGAACGTGTGACAACTACTGTAGTACTAGATAAAAACAATCGTATTTTCTATTACAAAGGTGTTGAAACTCCAGAAGTTTTCACAACTGATTATTCTGCAGAAGGATTTCGGAAAATGGCTGTAGAAATGGTTGCGAAGGGTAAAAGCTTGCAAAAGGATGCTGTATTCATCATTAAGCCAACAGCAGAGGCATCTTATAAGAATGTGGTAGACATTTTGGATGAGATGAAAATTACAGATGCCAAAGTATACGCTATCCAACAGCTTTATCCTCAGGATAAGGAAATTATTCAAAAGTATAAAACAGAACATAATATCACTGACTGA